One window of Dendropsophus ebraccatus isolate aDenEbr1 chromosome 13, aDenEbr1.pat, whole genome shotgun sequence genomic DNA carries:
- the NUDT17 gene encoding nucleoside diphosphate-linked moiety X motif 17, protein MESAKRVLVYLRKETSVLQCAKFVQGITGHYAPGSQDRAMVNCGLDHNRFIISDRPFSGSRRAELQRPDFCPIKNLTDDQVGSLPEEIRGRGVDVGVAILLQSVNRRILLTRRSKELHIFPNVWVPPGGHMEEGEQLLDAGLRELQEETGLNLQGANLPWSILGLWESAFPPLMSRGLPRRHHIVAYLLVRSNETHQELQEKLRPDEQEVSACTWLDPEVTERIVAAKDGVKDSGRKSPELQTSIMITEVRGQSLIQKDLAVRTLLNTVPVDGEDTERVSTGTKYALSLWLETLRREEEVT, encoded by the exons ATGGAATCAGCAAAGCGCGTTCTGGTTTATCTGCGCAAAGAGACGTCTGTGCTGCAATGTGCCAAGTTCGTACAG GGCATCACCGGGCACTACGCCCCCGGGAGTCAGGACCGTGCCATGGTCAACTGCGGCCTGGATCACAACCGATTCATTATCTCCGATCGGCCATTCAGTGGTTCAAGAAGGGCGGAGCTCCAG AGACCAGATTTTTGTCCCATTAAAAACCTGACAGACGACCAAGTGGGGTCTCTCCCGGAGGAGATCAGGGGCCGCGGCGTGGACGTGGGGGTCGCCATCTTGTTGCAGTCTGTAAATAGAAGGATTCTTCTGACGAGACGCTCCAAGGAGCTGCACATCTTCCCCAATGTCTGGGTGCCGCCAG GGGGTCACATGGAGGAGGGAGAACAG CTCCTGGACGCTGGACTGCGAGAACTTCAGGAGGAGACAGGGTTAAATCTGCAAGGCGCCAACCTCCCCTGGAGCATTCTGGGATTGTGGGAG TCGGCCTTCCCACCATTAATGAGTCGCGGACTGCCCCGGCGCCATCATATTGTCGCTTACCTGCTGGTCCGGTCCAACGAAACCCACCAGGAGCTGCAG GAGAAGCTCCGTCCAGATGAGCAGGAGGTGAGCGCCTGCACGTGGCTGGATCCGGAGGTCACAGAGCGGATCGTGGCTGCCAAGGATGGAGTGAAGGATTCTGGGAGGAAAAGTCCTGAACTGCAGACCTCAATAAT GattacagaggtcaggggtcagtCACTGATACAGAAGGATCTGGCTGTGAGGACGCTACTGAACACGGTGcctgtagatggagaagacaCGGAGCGTGTGAGCACCGGCACTAAATACGCCCTGTCCCTGTGGCTGGAGACGCTGCGGCGGGAGGAGGAAGTCACCTAG
- the POLR3C gene encoding DNA-directed RNA polymerase III subunit RPC3, which yields MTAVEMQLSSMLLQEHYGEIVERVGSFLIRTGAQPLRVIVSETGTSTHQVKKALCVLIQHGLVTYHMHKRGFVEYSAQSDRCLRILRFPRYIYTAKTLYGDTGELIVEELLLNGKMTLTATVKKVADRLTETMEDGKSMEYSEVLATFSQLADTHFVQRCPTVDGGGAPSTEGRPPPAPTLVTNEKEMYIVPRVTLIGKGKRRRSSDDDEGASQSKRAKRDPGAENGQDDGIYWQINTVRFHQHFRDQAIISAVSNKMDQTSSEIVRTMLRMSEITTSSNAAFTQPLSSNEIFRALPAGYNISKQVLDQYLTLLADDPLEFVGRSGDSGGGMFVINLHKAVATLATSNLESIVQERFGSRCARIFRLLLRKRHLEQKQVEDFAMIPAKEAKEMLYKMLSVNLVTLQEIPKTPDHAPSRTFYLYAVNPLAAARMLLQRCYKTVANLIERRQFETKENKRLLEKSQRIEAIIASMQATGAEESQLQEIEEMITAPERQQLENLKRNVNKLDASEIQVDETIFILESYIDSTKAAKPS from the exons ATGACGGCGGTGGAGATGCAGCTGAGCTCCATGTTACTGCAGGAGCACTACGGGGAGATCGTGGAGCGGGTGGGCTCCTTCCTGATCCGGACCGGGGCTCAGCCTCTGAGGGTGATCGTCAGCGAGACCGGGACCTCCACCCATCAG GTGAAGAAGGCGCTGTGTGTCCTCATCCAGCACGGCCTGGTCACCTATCACATGCACAAGCGCGGCTTTGTGGAGTACTCCGCCCAGAGCGACCGCTGCCTGCGCATCCTCCGCTTCCCCCGCTACATCTACACCGCCAAGACCCTGTACGGGGACACCGGGGAGCTCATCGTGGAGGAACTGCTGCTGAACGGCAAGATGACGCTGACCGCCACAGTCAAGAAGGTCGCCGACCGCCTGACTGAGACCATGGAAG ATGGAAAGAGCATGGAGTACAGCGAGGTGTTGGCAACCTTCAGCCAGCTGGCAGACACCCACTTTGTACAGAGATGCCCGACCGTCGATGGCGGGGGCGCCCCCAGCACGGAGGGACGACCGCCTCCGGCCCCCACACTGGTTACCAATGAGAAAGAGATGTACATCGTGCCCAGAGTCACCCTGATAG GAAAAGGGAAGCGCCGGCGCTCctctgatgatgatgaaggagcgTCCCAGAGCAAGAGGGCGAAGAGAGACCCCGGTGCAGAG AACGGCCAGGATGACGGCATTTATTGGCAGATCAACACGGTCCGCTTCCACCAGCACTTCAGAGACCAGGCTATCATCAGCGCCGTGTCCAACAAGATGGACCAG ACCAGCAGCGAGATAGTCCGCACCATGCTGAGGATGAGCGAGATCACCACCTCATCTAACGCCGCATTCACACAGCCACTCTCCTCCAACGAG ATTTTCCGAGCTTTACCTGCCGGATACAACATTTCCAAGCAGGTGCTGGACCAGTACCTGACGCTGCTGGCGGACGACCCG CTGGAATTCGTCGGCCGGTCGGGGGACAGTGGTGGCGGGATGTTCGTCATCA ATCTTCACAAAGCTGTCGCCACCCTGGCCACCTCCAACCTGGAGTCCATAGTCCAAGAGAG GTTCGGCTCTCGCTGCGCCCGGATCTTCCGACTCCTCCTACGTAAGAGGCATCTGGAGCAGAAACAGGTGGAGGACTTTGCCATGATCCCCGCGAAGGAGGCCAAAGAGATGTTATACAAGATGCTATCCGTCAACCTGGTCACACTGCAG GAAATTCCTAAAACTCCAGACCACGCCCCCTCTAGAACCTTCTACCTTTATGCAGTGAATCCCCTCGCAGCCGCCCGAATGTTACTGCAGAGATGTTACAAG ACTGTGGCAAATCTGATTGAGAGACGACAGTTCGAGACCAAGGAGAATAA GAGGCTGCTGGAGAAGTCGCAGAGGATCGAGGCCATCATCGCCTCTATGCAGGCCACGGGGGCCGAGGAGTCGCAGCTGCAGGAGATCGAGGAGATGATCACCGCTCCGGAACGCCAGCAGCTCGAGAACCTGAAACGCAACGTTAACAA ACTGGATGCCAGCGAGATCCAGGTGGATGAGACCATCTTCATTCTGGAGTCTTACATTGATAGCACAAAGGCCGCCAAGCCCTCCTGA